The following are encoded together in the Equus przewalskii isolate Varuska chromosome 14, EquPr2, whole genome shotgun sequence genome:
- the BMP10 gene encoding bone morphogenetic protein 10, whose amino-acid sequence MGSLALELCALFCLVAHLVSGSPIMSLERSPLEEDMPLFDDVFSEQDGVDFNTLLQSMKNEFLKTLNLSDIPMQDSAKVDPPEYMLELYNKFATDRTSMPSANIIRSFKNEDLFSQPASFNGLRKYPLFFNVSIPHHEEVIMAELRLYTLVQRDRIIYDGVDRKITIYEVLESKGDNEGERTMLVLVSGEIYGTNSEWETFDVTNAIRHWQKSGLSTHQLEVHIESRQDEAEDAGRGQLEIDTSAENKHDPLLVVFSDDQSSEKEGKEELSEMIAHEQLLELDNLGLEGFSSGPGEEALLQMRSNIIYDSTARIRRNAKGNYCKRTPLYIDFKEIGWDSWIIAPPGYEAYECRGVCNYPLAEHLTPTKHAIIQALVHLKNSQKASKACCVPTKLEPISILYLDKGVVTYKFKYEGMAVSECGCR is encoded by the exons ATGGGTTCTCTGGCCTTAGAGCTGTGCGCTCTCTTCTGCCTGGTGGCTCACTTGGTTTCTGGCAGCCCCATCATGAGCCTGGAGCGGTCGCCTCTGGAAGAAGATATGCCCCTGTTCGATGATGTCTTCTCAGAGCAAGATGGTGTTGACTTCAACACATTGCTGCAGAGCATGAAAAATGAATTTCTCAAGACATTGAACCTGTCTGACATCCCTATGCAGGATTCAGCCAAGGTTGACCCGCCAGAGTACATGTTGGAACTCTACAACAAATTTGCAACCGATCGGACCTCCATGCCGTCTGCCAACATCATTAGGAGTTTCAAGAATGAAG aTCTGTTTTCCCAACCAGCCAGTTTTAATGGGCTCCGAAAATACCCTCTCTTCTTCAATGTGTCCATCCCTCACCACGAAGAGGTCATCATGGCTGAACTCAGGTTGTACACGCTGGTGCAAAGAGATCGCATAATATATGATGGAGTAGACCGGAAAATTACCATTTATGAAGTACTAGAGAGCAAAGGGGACAATGAGGGTGAAAGGACCATGCTGGTCTTGGTGTCAGGGGAGATCTATGGAACCAACAGTGAGTGGGAGACTTTTGATGTTACCAATGCCATCAGACATTGGCAAAAGTCAGGCTTATCCACCCACCAGCTGGAGGTCCACATCGAGAGCAGACAGGATGAAGCTGAGGACGCTGGCAGAGGACAACTAGAAATAGACACCAGTGCCGAGAATAAGCATGACCCTTTGCTTGTCGTGTTTTCTGATGACCAAAGCAgtgagaaggaggggaaggaggaactgAGTGAAATGATCGCCCATGAGCAACTTCTGGAGTTGGACAACCTGGGCCTGGAGGGTTTTTCCAGTGGACCTGGGGAAGAGGCATTGCTGCAGATGAGGTCAAACATCATTTATGACTCCACTGCCCGCATCAGAAGAAATGCCAAAGGAAACTACTGCAAGAGGACCCCACTCTACATCGACTTCAAGGAGATTGGCTGGGACTCTTGGATCATTGCTCCGCCTGGATACGAAGCCTACGAATGCCGTGGTGTTTGCAACTACCCCCTGGCAGAGCATCTCACACCCACAAAGCATGCAATTATCCAGGCCTTGGTCCATCTCAAGAATTCCCAGAAGGCTTCCAAAGCCTGCTGTGTGCCCACCAAGCTAGAGCCCATCTCCATCCTCTATTTAGACAAAGGTGTCGTCACCTACAAGTTTAAATATGAAGGCATGGCCGTCTCTGAATGTGGCTGTAGATAG